A window of Mycolicibacterium holsaticum DSM 44478 = JCM 12374 genomic DNA:
GCCGCCCAGGGCGCCTGGCATCAGGCGTTGTATCGGGCCGGCTTTTTCGGGACGTCGTGGCCGAAGAAGTACGGCGGACAGGACCTTCCGCCGGTGTACGACGTCATCGTCGACGAGGAGATCGCCAAGGCCGGCGCACCCGCGCGGCCCAGCCTGGGATACCTCGTCGTGGGGCTGTCCCACCACGGCAACGAGGACCTGCGGCAACGGTTTCTGCCGGGCATGATCAACGGCACCGAGCGGTGGTGCCAAGGCTTTTCGGAGCCCGGCGCGGGATCGGATCTGGCGTCGCTGACCACCACCGCCTTGCGCGACGGCGACGAGTACGTGATCTCCGGGCACAAGATCTGGACCAGCTACTCCGACGTCGCCGACTGGTGTCTCGTCCTGGCCCGCACCGACAGAGACGTCCCGAAGCACAAGGGAATCTCGGCGTTCATCGTCTCCATGCATCAGCCGGGCATCGAGCAGCGGCCGCTGAAGATGATCAGCGGCGTCACCAAGGAATTCGGTCAGGTCGGTTTCGACGGCGCCCGGGTGCCCGCCGACCAGATGGTGGGCGAGCCCGGGGACGGCTGGAAACTGGCGATGACCGTGGTCAGCCACGAGCGCGAGCCGTCGACGCTGGGCTTCTCGGCGCGGTACGGAAAGCTGGTCCGCCAGTTGGCCTCCCGAGTCGACGGCGCGACGCCCGAAGAGCTGTCCTGGGCCTGGGTGCAGACCGAGATGCTGCGGTTGCACGTGCGCAGGCGGTTGTCGGAACAGCTCGACGGCATCACCCACGGACCCCAGGGGTCCCTCGACAAGCTGCTGATGACCTGGGTCGAGCAGTCCGTCGGCCACGCCGCGCTGGCGACGGTCGGCACCGACGACCAGGAGCTGTTCGGTGCGTACATGTACAGCCGGGCGCAAAGCGTCATGGGCGGTACCTCACAGATTCAGAAGAACATCATCGCGCAACGCATTCTCGGATTGGGGTCCTGATGTACGACATGCCAGACGAAATCGATGTTCAAGCCGACGGTGCATTGCGCATCATCACGCTGAACCGGCCCGACGACTTGAACGCGGTCAACGACGCCCTACACGTCGGGCTCGCGCGGCTCTGGGAGGCGCTCAACGAGGATGCCGACGCGCGCGCGGCGGTGATCACCGGCGCAGGCAGAGCCTTCTCGGCTGGTGGTGACTTCAACTACCTCGACGAGCTGCGCAACGACGAAGCCTTGCGCCAGAAGACGATCAAACACGGTCGCGACATCGTGATCGGCATGGTGCGCTGCCGCATGCCGGTGGTCGCCGCGGTCAACGGTCCTGCGGTCGGGCTGGGCTGCAGCCTCGCGGCGCTGTCCGACGTCGTCTACATCGCCGACGGCGCGTTCTTCGCCGACCCGCACGTCTCGATCGGGCTCGTCGCCGCCGACGGCGGTCCGCTCGTATGGGGTTCGCAGATCAGCCTGCTGCAGGCCAAGGAGTTCGCGCTCACCGGTGTGCGGATCAACGCCCAGCGTGCCGTCGAACTCGGTATGGCCAATCACGTGGTCGAGGATCCGCTGGCCGAGGCCATCGCGTGCGCCAAGAAGCTGATCGAGCTTCCGCGCCAAGCCGTGGAGGCCACCAAGCGCCTGATGAACCTGCAACTGGAGAAGTCGGTGCTCGCGTCGCTGGATTACGCCAACCTCGCCGAATACGTGTCGTTCGGCACGACCGACTTCAACAAGATCGTCGACGGGCTGATCGCGAAGAACAACTAGCCGCTTTTCTTCGCGAGCGTGCGTGTCTGCGGCCGACCCGCCGAAGTTTCTGCCGAGTTTGCGCACGCTCGATAACAACGCGTTTCGTGGCGCACTTAGGGTTGCTCCGCAACTCCTGCGCAGTGAGCGTGCGCGAAATCGCGTCATTCCGCGGCGTGTCCGCCTCAGACACGCACGCTCGCGGCGGTCAGAAGGTGAGGGCTTCGGAGCGCTGGACGGTGCCGGTGATGCCGGTGGCGTCCTGCTGGGCCAGTCGCACCGCGGCGTTGGCCATCGCTTCGGGCGGTTCGACCATCTCGGGCGGTACCTGCATCCCGCCGCCGCCGGCCTGCCACCCCTCGGTCAGCACCACCCGCGACGGGGACAGGCAGTTCACCGCGATGTTGTCCGGCGCCAGATCGGTTGCCAATCCCCGATATAACCGCTCCACGGCGGCCTTGGACACCCAGTAGGCGTTGGACCCGTGCTCGATCATGTCGACGCCGGTGGTGGTGATCGCGATCAGCGAACCACCGCCGCGGGCGCGCACGTGCGGGATGACGGCCTTCGTCACCAGAAAGACACCGGTCAGGTTGACGTTGAGGCACAACTGCCACTGCTTGAGCGGCGTCGACTCGATCGGCCCCAACCACAGCACACCGGCATTGGCGACCAGCACGTCGATCCCGCCGAACTCTGAAACCGTTGCCGCCACGGCATTCTCGACCGACTCCTCGCTGGTGACGTCGCACTGCACCGGCAACGCGCATCCGCCCGCCGCCGTGATCCGTTCGGCGACCGCATGAATCGTGCCAGGAACCTTGCCTTCTTGCTCGGTGCGCGCGGCAACGGCGACGGCGGCCCCTTGCCGGGCGAGCGCAGTGGCCACCGTCGCGCCGATGCCGCGGCTGGCGCCGGCGACGAACGCGACCTTGTCGGCCAGGGTCATTGCCGGATCATTTCGGTGGGAATCGCAACGCTCCATCGAGGCGAATGATCTCGCCGTTGAGGTAGTCGTTTTCGACGATGCTCTGCGCAAGCTGCGCGTACTCCGTCGACCGGCCCATCCGCTTGGGGAACGGCACCTGCGGACCCCAGTACTGCTCCAGCTGGTCGGCCGCCTGGCCGTAGGCGGGCGTGTTGATGGTTCCGGGCGCGATGGTCACGACGCGGATACCGAGCGGCGACAGGTCGCGGGCCGCGTTCAACGTCATGCCGATGACGCCGCCCTTGGCCGCGGCATACGGTAGCTGGCCGATCTGCCCTTCATAACCGGCGATTGAGGCGGTGTTCACGATGACGCCGCGGGCACCCTCCTCGAGCGGTTCGGTCCTGGCGATCGCCGCCGCGCTCAACCGCATGATGTTGAACACCGCGGTCAGGTAGTACTTGATGGTGGTTTCGAAGGCGTCGAGCCCCAGCGGGGAACCGTCTTTGCCGACCAGCCGGCCACCGCCGGCGGGACCGCCGTGGGTGTCCACCGAGATGCGCAGCGGCCCCAGCGACTCCGCTTCGGCGATCGCGGCGAGCACCGAGTCCTCTGAGGTGGCGTCGGTGGGCACATACCGCACGCCGAGTTCCTTCTCCAGTGCCTTGCCCTTGTCGTCGGCGAGGTCGGCGACCACGACCTTGGCCCCCGCACCGTGTAGGCGCCGAACCGTTGCCTCACCGAGGCCACCCGCGCCGCCGACCACCATCGCCGCGCTACCTGCAATTTGCATATGGTTCCCCTTCTTGCAACTGGCACTCTCGAACTGAGAGAATAACATTCTCATACTCGCTCGAAACGGAGACACTTGATGCCTGAAGCCGTGATCGTTTCTGCGCTGCGCACCCCCATCGGCACCGCGGTGAAAGGCACGCTGCGCGACACCGACGCCTACCAGCTGGCCGAGCACGTGGTGGGCGCCGCGGTTGGCGAGCTGGGCGCACATCCAGTCGACGACGTGGTGCTCGGCGAGGGGCTCTACGGCGGCGGCGTCGTGGCCCGGCACGCGGCGATCACCGCGGGGCTGACCGAGGCACCCGGGCTCGCGGTCAACCGGCACTGCGCGGCGGGTCAGGCCGCTGTGCAGGGTGCGGCGGCCAGCATCCGCGCGGGCATGGACCAACTCGTCATCGCCGGCGGCGTCAACTCCGCATCCACATCGCCGAGGTTCACGCGCCGGGCCGGAGAGGACTGGGTCGACTGGTTTCCGCCCACGCATCCGAACCGGCCGGACGCCCCGAACATGGACATGTCGATCACCGTGGGCTGGAACGCCGCGGTCAAGGCGGGTGTCAGCCGCGCCGAGATGGACGAATGGGCGCTGGGCTCGCACCGCAAGGCGATTGCGGCGATCGACGAAGGCCGGTTCAAGCACGAGATCGTGCCCATCGAGACTGCGCACGGCCTGTTCGACACCGACGAACATCCACGCCGCGACACCAGCCTGGAGAAGCTGGCTGCGCTCAAACCGCTGCACCCCGAGATCGAGGGGTTCTCCATCACCGCGGGCAACGCCTGCGGCGCCAACGACGGTGCCGCGGTGCTCGCGATCGCCAGCGATCGCCTCGGCCTGCCGGCTCTGGCCACCGTGCGGTCGTGGGCATCGGTCGGCGTCGACCCGGCGTCGACCGGGCTCGCGCCGGTGGAGGCGATTCCGAAAGCGCTTGCCCGGGCCCGGCTTTCCCTTGCCGACGTCGATGTCTTCGAGATCAACGAGGCGTTCGCGTCGATGTGCGTGGCCACGATGAAGTTGCTCGACATCGACCCCGACCGCGTCAACGTCAGCGGCAGCGGTTGCTCACTGGGTCATCCGGTGGCCGCCACCGGTGCGCGGATGCTCGTCACGCTCGTGCATGAGTTGCGCAGGCGCGGCGGCGGTATCGGGGTCGCCGCGATGTGCGCGGGCGGCGGGATGGGATCGGCCACGGTGATCGAGGTCCCGACGCCGTAGACTGCCGAAGCGATGACCATCGACGAACTCATTGCCTCGGCGCGCAGCGGATCTCCCCGGGCCGCCGGACGCCTGTTGAGTCTGGTCGAAAGCCCCCGCCGCAAAGAGGTTCTCGAGGCGCTCGGCGTGGTCGCCGCGCCGCGCATCGTCGGCGTGACCGGTCCGCCGG
This region includes:
- a CDS encoding acyl-CoA dehydrogenase family protein, translating into MDFRDSPEEAAFRVRLRDWLTEQKGRFPTSGDEYWAAQGAWHQALYRAGFFGTSWPKKYGGQDLPPVYDVIVDEEIAKAGAPARPSLGYLVVGLSHHGNEDLRQRFLPGMINGTERWCQGFSEPGAGSDLASLTTTALRDGDEYVISGHKIWTSYSDVADWCLVLARTDRDVPKHKGISAFIVSMHQPGIEQRPLKMISGVTKEFGQVGFDGARVPADQMVGEPGDGWKLAMTVVSHEREPSTLGFSARYGKLVRQLASRVDGATPEELSWAWVQTEMLRLHVRRRLSEQLDGITHGPQGSLDKLLMTWVEQSVGHAALATVGTDDQELFGAYMYSRAQSVMGGTSQIQKNIIAQRILGLGS
- a CDS encoding enoyl-CoA hydratase/isomerase family protein — protein: MYDMPDEIDVQADGALRIITLNRPDDLNAVNDALHVGLARLWEALNEDADARAAVITGAGRAFSAGGDFNYLDELRNDEALRQKTIKHGRDIVIGMVRCRMPVVAAVNGPAVGLGCSLAALSDVVYIADGAFFADPHVSIGLVAADGGPLVWGSQISLLQAKEFALTGVRINAQRAVELGMANHVVEDPLAEAIACAKKLIELPRQAVEATKRLMNLQLEKSVLASLDYANLAEYVSFGTTDFNKIVDGLIAKNN
- a CDS encoding SDR family NAD(P)-dependent oxidoreductase, with the protein product MTLADKVAFVAGASRGIGATVATALARQGAAVAVAARTEQEGKVPGTIHAVAERITAAGGCALPVQCDVTSEESVENAVAATVSEFGGIDVLVANAGVLWLGPIESTPLKQWQLCLNVNLTGVFLVTKAVIPHVRARGGGSLIAITTTGVDMIEHGSNAYWVSKAAVERLYRGLATDLAPDNIAVNCLSPSRVVLTEGWQAGGGGMQVPPEMVEPPEAMANAAVRLAQQDATGITGTVQRSEALTF
- a CDS encoding SDR family NAD(P)-dependent oxidoreductase, which translates into the protein MQIAGSAAMVVGGAGGLGEATVRRLHGAGAKVVVADLADDKGKALEKELGVRYVPTDATSEDSVLAAIAEAESLGPLRISVDTHGGPAGGGRLVGKDGSPLGLDAFETTIKYYLTAVFNIMRLSAAAIARTEPLEEGARGVIVNTASIAGYEGQIGQLPYAAAKGGVIGMTLNAARDLSPLGIRVVTIAPGTINTPAYGQAADQLEQYWGPQVPFPKRMGRSTEYAQLAQSIVENDYLNGEIIRLDGALRFPPK
- a CDS encoding thiolase family protein produces the protein MPEAVIVSALRTPIGTAVKGTLRDTDAYQLAEHVVGAAVGELGAHPVDDVVLGEGLYGGGVVARHAAITAGLTEAPGLAVNRHCAAGQAAVQGAAASIRAGMDQLVIAGGVNSASTSPRFTRRAGEDWVDWFPPTHPNRPDAPNMDMSITVGWNAAVKAGVSRAEMDEWALGSHRKAIAAIDEGRFKHEIVPIETAHGLFDTDEHPRRDTSLEKLAALKPLHPEIEGFSITAGNACGANDGAAVLAIASDRLGLPALATVRSWASVGVDPASTGLAPVEAIPKALARARLSLADVDVFEINEAFASMCVATMKLLDIDPDRVNVSGSGCSLGHPVAATGARMLVTLVHELRRRGGGIGVAAMCAGGGMGSATVIEVPTP